From a region of the Methylomonas rapida genome:
- a CDS encoding copper resistance CopC family protein: MRVLKPLFLALTLVISNLAFGHAVVTHNSLKLKPVPVNQASQVELSFNSKVELDLSEVFLVSAGDVMTPIKAIPGEKPGQVLLELPSLIPGEYAIKLKIFAADGHLSEDLLRFFVKEAK, from the coding sequence ATGCGCGTATTGAAACCCCTATTTCTGGCATTGACGTTAGTCATCAGCAACCTGGCTTTCGGCCATGCCGTGGTAACCCATAACTCGTTGAAACTGAAACCGGTACCGGTCAACCAGGCCAGCCAGGTCGAGTTGTCGTTCAACTCCAAGGTCGAACTGGACTTGTCGGAAGTGTTTCTGGTCAGCGCCGGCGACGTGATGACACCGATCAAAGCCATTCCCGGCGAAAAGCCTGGCCAGGTTTTACTGGAATTGCCCTCGTTGATTCCGGGCGAATATGCAATCAAATTGAAAATCTTCGCCGCGGACGGTCACTTGAGCGAAGACCTGCTGCGTTTTTTTGTCAAAGAAGCTAAATAA